ATGAATGCAAGCACCAGCAAGACAGCACCACCACAGGCACCAATACGGCGTGAGGCCACACCGGTGATTTCTATGAGTGGAAGGTTGTCGCAGTAGATGGAAGGAACTGCCGTACCCAGCAGCCCGCTGGCAACCTTGCTGAGCCCGTCACAGTACAGCCCGCCCTGAACCGCATCATACGAGACACGCCGGAAATCCCTTTTGGATATTTGCTGTACGAGCATTATGTTGCCGGTGTTCTCAATCATACTGGCCAGCATGGCCATGCTGAAGGCAAATAAAAGGGGCAAATGGGCAGTGGTGATGTTTGTTTCTATTCCCGGCCAGGCCAGCGGAGGAAGTCCGAACCAGGCTGCGGAGAGGGTGTGTTCAAAGTGCAGAAGGCCAGCCAAGGCAGCGGCAACATATCCGCATGCGATAGAAATGAAAGGGCTCCAAAGCTTAAGAGCCGTGTTGCCAAACAGCATGCACAGCGTGAGGACAACAGCCGTCACGCACCCGACCCACAGTTTGGAAAAGGACATGTCCGGCGTCATGACTTGCGTGCCCGTCCAGATCTCCAAACCTATGGGAACAAGGGACACGGCAACCAGCAGAATGACCACGCCGCCCACTGCCGGAGTAATGATGTGCCGGAAAAAGCGGATAAAGTATGTGTAGAGAAAAATGATCGGCACTGTGAGCAAGGACATGGTGGCCAGGGTTGCAAAACCGCCCATGCGCACAGCATCTATCGAACAAACCAGAAAGGCGCTGTACGAGCCGACAAAAAGGATAAAGCCCGCCCCAATGCCGAATCGCCTCCGGCTCTGCAAAAAGGTGAACACGGCAGCAACGAGAATGGTGCCAAATGTGATGAATTGAAGCGTGTCCGCAGGAACATTCAGCGTCTTGCCGAGTACATTCGGAATAAAGATAATCCCGTCGAAAATCACGAGTACGTGTGTTATTGCGAGCGCAATGCATGTACCCAGCGAAGGCGCTTCATTAACATCGTGACCGATTCTGCTGCGTTGCATGGAAGCGCCCGTTTGTATCAATAGCTTGTATTCATGAAAAAAGCAGAACCTTCCGAGACGCGTCTGAGGGCTCACCCGCGGAATTCCCGGAAGGAGCAGAAATTTAAAGCATTCTGCTTTTGAAAATACACTGCAAGCCCCGCGTAGGCGTAGGCGCAATTCACTTGCGCCGTCAACGCCGAAGCGTGCGTTTTTAAAAGCAATCTGCTCTTAGAGCATTTTGCTTTCGAAAATGCTCTGCAAGCCATGCGTCGGCATGGCTTGCCGCCGAGTAGGCGCAGGCGCAATTCACTTGCGCCGCGGGCGCCGGAGCAGGCGTCTTAAAAGCAATCTGCTCTATTTTGACTGGCCCTGGCGAGTAAGGGCAGGGGAGGGCAGGGCCTTCCCTGTTTTCGTATCAACATGGGTCCACCCGAAATCCGGTCCACCCGTGAGGCTGGACCGGATTTCGGAGGACCCCTTGCAGCGGCGCTTCGCCTGGACGGGAGCGGCGGCGCTCCCGTCCAGGCCCTGACTGCAACTCAATACTTGGACACGATGGAATCGTTCACCCTCTCCAGCACCTGGTCGATGGTGAACGAGGCCGGCTTCATGCGCGGGGGGAACTCCTTGAAGGTCTCAAGGAACCGCGTGACGATGGCCTGCCCCGCATAGGATATGTAGGCGTGGTCGATGACCCAGTCCCAGTAGGTGTTCGAGGTCACGTCCGCGCGCTCGAAGGGATCTGTGCGCAGGTTGAATATCTTGGGGAAGCGCAGGAATACGAAGGGCTCGGCCCAGATCTGGACGGTTCCCCGGATCCGCTGCTCGGCGAAGACGGTCTTCCAGTTGTCGTAGCGCAGGGCCACGAGGTCGCCGTCATCCGAGAAGTAGATGAAGCCGGGCCGCGGCGCCTTCTCCGCCTCACCCGTGAGGTAGGGCAGGAAGTTGTAGCCGTCGATGTGCAGCTTGAAGTGCTTGTCGCCGGCCGCGTGCCCCGCCTTGAGCTTGTCCACGATGCCGGGCTCGCCCGCCGCGGCAAGGAAGGTGGGCAGCCAATCCTGATGGGCCATGATCTGGTTGGAGACCACGCCCGCGGGGATGCGGCCCGGCCAGCGCACCACGGCGGGCACGCGGAAGGCGCCCTCCCAGTTGGAGTTCTTCTCGTTGCGGAACGGGGTCATGGCCCCGTCTGGCCACGTGTTCATGTGCGGCCCGTTGTCCGTGCTATAGAAGACCAGGGTATCCTCGGCGATGCCCAGCTCGTCGAGGTAGTCGAGCATTTTGCCCACGTGCTTGTCGTGCTCGACCATGGCGTCGTGGTACTCCGACTGCCAGCGGCCGGCCTGGCCGCGGATTTCCTCGGGCGGGTGCACCCGGAAGTGCATCCAGGTCGTATTGAGCCAGACGAAGAAGGGCTTGTCTTCGCCGTGGGCCCGCTTGATGAAGTCCTGCGCCGCGGCCAAGAACTCCGTGTCGCAGGTCTCCATGCGTTTCCTGGTCAGCGGGCCGGTGTCCTCGATCTTCTGCTTGCCCACCTTGCCCCAGCGCTCGTGCTCGGTGGGGTCGTCCTCATTGGTTGCCCAGGAGTGGATGACCCCCCGTGGCTTGAACTGCTTGTGGAATCCTGGGAATTCCGACTCCGGCGGGTAATCGATGTGCTCCGGCTCCTCCTCGGCATTGAGGTGGTAAAGGTTGCCGAAGAACTCGTCGAAGCCGTGCAGCGTGGGCAGGTACTTGTTCCTGTCGCCGAAGTGGTTCTTGCCGAACTGGCCCGTGGCGTAGCCCAGGGGCTTGAGCAGCTCGGCGATGGTGGCGTCCTCGGCCATGAGGCCGATGTCCGCGCCGGGCATGCCGACCTTGGTCAGACCGGTACGGTAGGGGCTCTGCCCGGTGATGAAGGCGGCCCGGCCCGCCGTGCAGCTCTGCTGGCCGTAGTAGTCGGTGAAGCGCATGCCCTCTTTGGCGATGCGGTCGATGTTGGGCGTCCGGTAGCCCATGAGGCCGTCCGAATAGCAGCTCAGGTTCGTGATGCCGATGTCGTCACCCCAGATGACGAGGATGTTCGGCTTGTCCTTGGCCATACATGGTCCTCCTTTCCAAGGCAGCAGGCCTTGTATTTACGGCCGCTCCCGCAGGGGCAGGGAGCGTTACGCCCGGTTTTTTCGCCTTGCGCCGCGGCCTCTTCCGCGGCCAGGATGGTCATGACGCCCCCTGCGTCGCGCCCTTGGCGCAGGAGTCCGGCCATGATGCGCATGGGCCGGTCCACGTGGCGAAAGAAGGCCTGCAGGCCGGGGCAGAGATAGTTGAGCCCCGGCTCGCCGTCCGGGGTCCGGGCGATACGGTTCTTGGGGCACTCGCCGTGGCAGGTGAAGAGCCAGGCGCACTCCCGGCAAAAACGGGGCAGGTTGGATGCCTTGCGCCTGCCGAAGGCGCGCTGCCGCTCCGAGCCTACCAGCTCGGCCAGCGGAGTCTCGAGGATGTTGCCCAGGAGGTGCTCCGGCTCCACAAAGTGGTCGCAGGAGTAGAGGTCGCCGGTGTGCTCCAGGGCCACGCCCTGGCCGCACTCGGGCTGGAGCACGCAGAGGGTCGACCGGCCCCGGAGCCAGGCGGCCAGCGCGCCGTCGAAGAACTGGACGAACATCCGGCCCACGTCGCGGCGCACCCACTCGTCGAAGATGGCGCTCAGGAATCGGCCATACTGCTTCGGCCTCACCGAGCGCGCCGTGACGCGGGCGTCCTGCCTGGGCTCGGCGTCGTCCTGGATCTCCACGATGGGGATGAACTGGAGATAGGGCGTCTTCAGCTCGTCGCGGAGGAAGCGGTAGACTTCAAGCGGTTGGCGGCTGTTGACCGCATTCACCGTGCACAGGATGTTGAATTCGACCCCGTGCTTCTGCATGAGCCGCACAGCCCGCACCACGCGGTCGAAGACCGAGCGCCCCTGCCTGTCGTGGCGGAAGGCGTCGTGCATGGGCCTGGGGCCGTCCAGGCTCAGGCCCACGAGGAAGCGGTGCTCGGCCAGGAACTGGCACCAGTGCTCGTCGAGCAGCACCCCGTTGGTCTGGAGCGTGTTCTCGACCACGCAACCCGGCGGCGCGCTCTCCCGCTCCACGGCCACGGCGCGCTCGAAGAAGTCGAGGCCCATGAGCGTGGGCTCACCGCCCTGCCAGGCGATTGTGACATGGGGCACCTTGTGCGCGGCGATGGTCTGCCGGATGTAGCTCTCCATGACCTCGTCGGACATGCGGAAGGTGCCGCCCGGGTAGAGCCGGCTCTTATCGAGAAAAAAGCAGTAGTCGCAGCGCAGGTTGCAGCGCGCGCCCGTGGGCTTGGCCATGACGTGGAAGGCGGGCGGAGGCATGATCGTTCCCTGCATCGCATTCGGCTCCTTGTCAGCGCCACGGGTTCACCGGTTGGCCTGCCTGGAAGCCCATGAGCAGAATCTTTGCCAACGGAACTCCCAGCCGACAGGCCCTGGGTTAAGCTGGAATTCCTTGAAATTTTGGATCGGATGTCCGGGCCGCCCGCTCATGGGGCGGTGCGTAGTGACGAGGGGAAGTCAGAATGACGAAGCGGCCGCAGCTTTCGCGGGCCGGCTACTCGGTTGGGTCCGGCGTGGTGACTCTGGTGCCCTCCGGGTGCAGGTCGAGGGTGAGCCCTTCCGGCCGAGCATGAAAGCCGCAATGAAATCCTTGATGTTCCTGGTGTTCAGCGGCACGCCCTGGCCGCATCGACCAGGCCGCGAGTGCGTTCGCCTGGACCTCCAGCCCTTGCTGTGGCGGAAATCCTCGAGCGCTTGCGGGTCCATGCAGGCAAGCAGGAGCGAAAGGAGATCGGGAGCGCCGCCAGCAGTCGACGCTCTCGCCATCCACGGCGAACGCCCCTTCCCCGGTCCGGACGCCGACGTCCAGGCCGCCTGAGGAGGCTTTTGCATATCGATATCCAGCCAATCCCGGTTGGCCGGTCTGCCCTTCAGGGGGGTGCTCGCCGGTGCCTCCCTTGCCCCCTCAGAAGGTAAAGGCCACGCCCGCGATGGGCCCGCGCATGGTCAAGTCGGTATCGAAATCGTCCTCCCGGTTCACGCTGAGAGTCCTGTACCCGGCCAATACCGTGGCCCAGTCGGCCAGCCGGTAGCCCAGGAGCCCCATGGCGCTCCAGGAGAAATGCGAGGCTTCGCCGATGCCGAAGCCGCCGATGTCCCCGCGCAGGTGCACGAGGAAGCGCTTCGGGAGGTCCACCTGGAGCCGCGCCCCGACCATGGGGTCGACCCAGCTCGCATCCTGGCTGAACTCCGCCTGCATTGCGCCACCGGGAACAGCGATCTCGACATCGAGATCACTGTCCACGTCCCAGTAGCGGCCGCCGAGATAGGCATCGGCAACGATCCATTGCTCACTGCCTGCTCCGCCGATCTCCTGCTTGAAGAAGTTGTACAACCCGCCGAACTCGACGATCCACTGGGTCAAATCGAGCTCGGCATTTATGGCCGCGCCGCTCTTGGTCGCCTCGCGATCCAGGGAGAAATCGAGGTAGTTCAAGTCCGCGAAGACTCCCCATCTGCCCCGCTGCGCCTCGAGGTAGCCCAGGAAGCCGAAGTCGAGGGAGTCGAAGAGATCGGAGAAGCTCGTATCCACATCCACGGCCCGACCCTTCACCGTGACATCGCCATTGATGCCGGCGAACCAGGCATAGGGTGCGACGGTGAAGGTCCACTCCGCGTCATCCGCCGCCAGTGTCGCCTGGGGAAAAGCCAGGGCCATGAGCAGTCCTAACGCAATGATGATGCGCATCGCTCTTCTCCTCGGTTGAAGGTGCTCCCGCGCCGGCTTCGCCGGGGGTCGGGCCGTGGCGGCAATCCCATCACGGCAGCAAGATGGAGAGCTGCGCCCGCAAGCCCCAGCCTTCGGGGCCGAACTCGGGCGATTCGAGCCAGTAGCGGCCTCCTATCCCGACCTGGAACGGCACGCCGCCCAGCTTCACGAGCTGGCTGACCCGGAAGTTGAGGGGCACGAGCCACTGCTCGGACTCCCAATCGTAGGTGGCGTCGGTCGAAAGCGTGAAGGAGGTCAGGGTCGGGGCGACGTAGGTCACCTGCGGCTGCAGAACTGTGAGATTGACCTCCCGCTCGCCGGGACCCGCGAATGACCAGAACTGGTCGGCCAGCATGCCGTAGAGCCATGGCCCGACGTATCTGAACGCCCCTGCGCTCGGTCCGACAGCCCACTTGTCCAGCCCCAGGGTGTCCTCGGTGGCCGTGGGTAAAAGCCAGACCGGACCCACGCCCCAGACCCAGCCCCCGGGCGTAAGCCGTGCCGGGGACAGGTACTGGGCGGTCCTCATGTCGCTCAAGCCGGTATCGTCCATGCCTTTTAGCGGCAGGTCGTTCTGCCAGACAAAGGGCAGAATGGTCCTGGTTTTCAGAAACCAGTCTTCGCTGAGCCTGAACGAAAGCCGCGGTATGAAGGTCAGGGTCCCCACCGAGCCTTCCTCTTCAGGACCGAAGTTCCAGTTCTGGTCGACCAGGAAGGTCAGGACATCGACCTCGGCGATGGGGTTGATCAGGTCCTCCGCTGTCTTCACGTCCTCGGGGTCCTGGCACCAGGCAAGCGGGCTGACCGCCAGCGCGAGAAGCATGGCCAGCAGGATACTCGATGGAAAACGCATCGCCCCCCCGATGCCGCCGATGCGGGTTCTTCACCCTGACGGCAGCCTTGGTAATTACACCAGCCAGAACTCTCATATTTTCGTTATTCCGAAAATTATTCAGCGTAGATAGAAAAGATAAACCAGCAGCGAGTTCTTCATCTCAAGACCCGGAAACGAGGTTCCGGAGACGCTGTGCAGGGTCACTCCCGAGAATCTTCCC
The window above is part of the Desulfocurvibacter africanus subsp. africanus DSM 2603 genome. Proteins encoded here:
- a CDS encoding uracil-xanthine permease family protein, with the protein product MQRSRIGHDVNEAPSLGTCIALAITHVLVIFDGIIFIPNVLGKTLNVPADTLQFITFGTILVAAVFTFLQSRRRFGIGAGFILFVGSYSAFLVCSIDAVRMGGFATLATMSLLTVPIIFLYTYFIRFFRHIITPAVGGVVILLVAVSLVPIGLEIWTGTQVMTPDMSFSKLWVGCVTAVVLTLCMLFGNTALKLWSPFISIACGYVAAALAGLLHFEHTLSAAWFGLPPLAWPGIETNITTAHLPLLFAFSMAMLASMIENTGNIMLVQQISKRDFRRVSYDAVQGGLYCDGLSKVASGLLGTAVPSIYCDNLPLIEITGVASRRIGACGGAVLLVLAFMPKVGGFMLDMPGAVLGGLLIVIAALLFHAGIGLLTINKLSNQHGLILGLSLSVGIVAESGSYFGNIMPEALAPIMGNSVALGGFTAFMLSIIAYLMPKRSVQGTFKPDVSELPKLQEMLLHGKKKLLLSETELDTLMLCCEEVFCHMLEGDPDDQERYLTFRISKVEDRYFTEVVCGHKMDDINNFAVPDSFFSAKPEELKQLGMILFSKFARDVKHLEISGYSFISFVI
- a CDS encoding arylsulfatase; this translates as MAKDKPNILVIWGDDIGITNLSCYSDGLMGYRTPNIDRIAKEGMRFTDYYGQQSCTAGRAAFITGQSPYRTGLTKVGMPGADIGLMAEDATIAELLKPLGYATGQFGKNHFGDRNKYLPTLHGFDEFFGNLYHLNAEEEPEHIDYPPESEFPGFHKQFKPRGVIHSWATNEDDPTEHERWGKVGKQKIEDTGPLTRKRMETCDTEFLAAAQDFIKRAHGEDKPFFVWLNTTWMHFRVHPPEEIRGQAGRWQSEYHDAMVEHDKHVGKMLDYLDELGIAEDTLVFYSTDNGPHMNTWPDGAMTPFRNEKNSNWEGAFRVPAVVRWPGRIPAGVVSNQIMAHQDWLPTFLAAAGEPGIVDKLKAGHAAGDKHFKLHIDGYNFLPYLTGEAEKAPRPGFIYFSDDGDLVALRYDNWKTVFAEQRIRGTVQIWAEPFVFLRFPKIFNLRTDPFERADVTSNTYWDWVIDHAYISYAGQAIVTRFLETFKEFPPRMKPASFTIDQVLERVNDSIVSKY
- a CDS encoding anaerobic sulfatase maturase; the protein is MQGTIMPPPAFHVMAKPTGARCNLRCDYCFFLDKSRLYPGGTFRMSDEVMESYIRQTIAAHKVPHVTIAWQGGEPTLMGLDFFERAVAVERESAPPGCVVENTLQTNGVLLDEHWCQFLAEHRFLVGLSLDGPRPMHDAFRHDRQGRSVFDRVVRAVRLMQKHGVEFNILCTVNAVNSRQPLEVYRFLRDELKTPYLQFIPIVEIQDDAEPRQDARVTARSVRPKQYGRFLSAIFDEWVRRDVGRMFVQFFDGALAAWLRGRSTLCVLQPECGQGVALEHTGDLYSCDHFVEPEHLLGNILETPLAELVGSERQRAFGRRKASNLPRFCRECAWLFTCHGECPKNRIARTPDGEPGLNYLCPGLQAFFRHVDRPMRIMAGLLRQGRDAGGVMTILAAEEAAAQGEKTGRNAPCPCGSGRKYKACCLGKEDHVWPRTSRTSSSSGVTTSASRT